The DNA region TAAGTTTAATATAAGATGAATGTTGAATCAATGCCTCTGTAATTCCACTAATCCTTTGATAATAAGATTCAGCTTTAACAACTTTGGTATTTTCTTCTCCAGTTGCAGCATCAATGCCTTTCACTACAAAATCAGCTCTATTCTCAGTCCTTTTACTTATACCATAGTAAAGGTTATAATAATCATCTGTATTTTGAATTACACCTCCTTGCCTAGTATCAAATTGAAATCCCCATGAGAATTGTTTATATCGAAAATTATTAATAATTCCTCCAGACCAATTAGCCATAGCAGATCCCAAATATCCATTTGCTTCAGTATATGGTAAACCGGATGCATCAACTAAAAGATTACCTTTCGAATCTCTTGCATAGACTGAACCATATTGCATTGCATATTTTTGTCCTTCAACTGCATAGGTAAAACCAATATTGGTACTAGTTAAACCACCTCCAATTTGTTTAACAATGGTTTTGGGATTACTATAATTAATAGTCACTTCCCAATTAAAATCTTTTGTTTTAATTGGAGTTCCCGTTAATAATAATTCCAATCCAGATGTTCTGATTTTAGCTGAATTAATAGTTGTACTAGAATAACCTGTTGAATTTGCAATTGCGATACCTTGCACCAAACCGTCACTCATATTTCTAACATAGTAAGAGGCTTCGATCCCCACTCTACTATTAAAAAATTTAGATTCAAAACCCACTTCAAATTCTCTCTGCAATTCATTTTTTAAAGTCGAATTACCTAATGCATCACTAGACAAAAATCCATTTTGACCACTATAAGGCCAAGTAATATTCGTTGAAGCTTGATAGAATGGAGTTATATTTGAATAAGCACTTACATTATCATTACCTACAGAGGCATAGGAAACTCTTACTTTACCGAAATTCATCACATTTTTAAAACTACCTTTTATCAAATCTGTGAAAACAAATCCCAATGCCGCTGACCCATAAGGATAGAATTGTTTTGCGGTAGACAAAACAGAGCTTCCATCATAACGTCCACTTAGGGATAAGATTAAGAATCTTTTGTAATCAAGTTCTCCTTGTGCATAAAATCCAATCTTTCTAGTCAATGTATTATATTCAGAATAGGTAATTGTTGAAGCATTTGCCATATTATAATAACCATTCGTAGTCAAGCCAGTACCTGTTGTTTGCATCTGATCATAATTTGTAGTTAATATATTATTTCCTACTAATCCCGAAATTTTAAAATCTTTAAAATCATGATTCATCTGAATAATAAAGTCTTGATTTATTTGACGGTTATTAGCATCTCTACTAACTAATCTACCATCCGCATAGCTTACATCTCCAATATTTACATGATAATTATATTTATCAGAGGATATATCTGCCCCAATTCTTTCTGTGATTGTCATCCATGGCAAGACATTATAGTTCATTGTTACCACCGGAATAAGTCGGCTAACGCCTGAAACGTTACCTACATTATCTAAAACCCAATATGGATTATCTCTACTATATCTATATAAACGTTGACTACCATCATCATTATAAATAGGGAAAAAATCATATGAAATAGGTGCACTATACAAGGTTGTCAAAGGACTTTGTAAGCCATATCCCTGATTCGCAAATCTATTTTTTGAATAAGAATAATTAATCGACGTAGTCAAAGATAACTTAGGTATAATCTCTGTTCTATATTTTAAGAAGAAATTGTTTTTAGTAAAACTAGTATTGGGAACCGTCCCTGTTTGATCCAAAAAAGAATAAGAAGCTACATAATCAGAAGTTGCATTACCTCCAGAAACGGATACTGTATTTGTATTGGTTTTACCAGTTTTAAAAAATTCTTTCAACGGATTATGAAATTGAACATTACTATTTTCTGCCTTTAAAGAATCTATATTTGGCCCCCATGACAAACTTGTTTTAGTATTCTCGCCATCAATATAAACCCCTCCATCCCCCTGTGCATAAGTCATCTGACGTGGTGGTAAAATTGCATGATCTTGAGAATAAATAGAGGAAACTGTTACAGTAGGTTTTCTATTTTTAGCTCCATTTTTTGTAGTAATAAGAACCACACCTCTTGCACCTGCAGAACCATATAAAGCCGTTGCAGCGGCGCCTTTTAAAACGTTGATATTTTCTATTATGCTTGGATCAATATCACTTAGTCCACTAGTACCAGCACCTCCATCTCCACCTCCATCTCGTTCACTATTATTAATAGGTACACCATCCAAAACAATTAATGCTTGGTTGTTTCCTAAAATAGAAGATATACCTCTAATTACAATGGACGTAGCGGCACCAGGGGCCCCAGAGGTACTATTAAGTTGAACACCAGCCACTTTTCCACTCATTGCATTTAAAACACTAGGTTCCTGTGTTTTTAGCAAATCAGAGCCCTTTATTTCTTGAGTACTATACGTTAGATTACGTTTTTCACGCCGTACTCCTAAAGCTGTAACTACAACTTCATCTAACTTATTAATTGAGTCATTACTTCTTCGCAATGAATCTAAATTTTTTATTGTATGCTGAGCTTTGATAAAAGTAGTCGGGATTACCAAAGACATACATACAATTGAGGGTAGTAGCCATTTTCTTGCCATATTCTCATGTTTTAGTAATCCAAATATCTTATCTAAATTCGAATATAACAGCTAGCATTTTAACTAAAACAGCTCATATTTTAACACATTAACAACTAATTCACATCAAATTCAACAATTGCATTTTTTATTATATTTGAGCTTGCAACCATTTGGATTTGTCCTTTATTCTTACCGCTTTTAATAATCACTTGTGCTTTACCACCAAACAAATGTCTTTGCCAAGCACCATCGACACATTTATCGGCTTCATGACTACTTGGATCACCATTACCGACACCTATAATTTGAGCATCAGTGCCATTTAAGGAAAATTGAATTAAATCATTCGCATTCGGCACTTCTAAACCTTCTTTATCAACAACAGAGACATTTACCACAACAGCATCTTCACCATCAGCCAAGAGTACTTTTTTGGAAGGAGATAATTTAATTTGATAAGGAACATCTGTAGTTTTGACTATAGAGGTAATTTCTTTTCCGTTTCTATGTCCAATAGCTTTTAATTCACCCGGCGTATATTTTACATTCCAAGTTAAATGCCCGTCTTTAGGCATCGTCTTTTTACCCAAACTTTGTCCATTTAAAAATAGTTCAACATCCTCTGCATTGGAATTTATCCAAACCAATTTTTCTTTTCCTTCATCACCTTTCCAATTCCAATGTGGTGCGATATTTAAAACATCTTTATTGGACCACCAAGCTTGATAATAATAGTAAACTGTTTTGGGGAAACCACACATATCCATTATACCAAAATGCGAATTAATATTGGGCCAACGATAAGGCGTAGGTTCGCCTCTATAGTCAAATCCTGTCCAAACAAAACCACCCATATACCATTTTCTTGCATCTGCCTGCGTCCACCAAGTTTCTGCTTTAGCCGCCCATGAAGGAAATGTTGAGTCATAGTCTGGAACATAACAATTTACTGTATCTTTTATAAAAACACCTCTAGTAGACACCATACTAGAAACCTCAGAACCGTAAACTGGCTGTTCTGGATGATCTTTGTGATAAGGATCGATACCTTCAAGATGATAATTAAATCCTCTAATTGGAATTACTTCATTAACTCCTTTATACACATTGCCCATATTGGCGGCGTAGGATATACCACGAGTCGTATCTAACGTCTTTATTAGATTAATTTGATTTTGCGCAATGCGTGTACCTATATTATTAGCTTGAGTCAGATATTCCTCATTTCCAATAGACCACATAAATACGCTTGCATGATTTCTATCTCTTTCTACAAGATCGGTGAGTTGCTTTGCATATTCGTTTCCACTTGTCAATAGTCTGGTTTCATCGAATACCAATATACCCAAACTATCACAGGCATCTAACAACTCTGGTGTGGGTGGATTATGTGTCGTGCGATACGCATTTGCACCCATTTCTTTCAATAGACCCACTCTATAGTATTGCAAATAATCTGGTAGTGCAACGCCCACACCTGCATGGTCTTGATGATTGCTCACACCCAACATTTTCACAGATTTACCATTTAGAAAAAAACCGTCTTTACTATCAAATTTGAATTCACGTATTCCAAATTTAACTTTCAAACGATCCAATTCTTTTCCATTTTTTGTAACTACAGTAACGGCTCTATATAAATATGGATTATCCAAATCCCACAATTCCACATTTTTCAAAGCAATAGATTGTTTAATCCTTCCGCTTTCGTCAATTGCCAATTGAATCGGTTGGACTTTAGAAGTTCCAATCACCTTACCCTCTCGATTAGTAATTTCGGTAAATACAGAGATATTTTGGTTTTCTAGACTCTTATTTTCTACTTTAGTTTCGGTATAAATTGTTGCATCTTTACCTTTTATCGCTGTATGTACATAGAAGCCATCTTTTTGCGCAATATGCACATCGTTATAGTTATTTAACCAGACATGACGATAAATACCCGCACCTTCATAAAACCAACCTTCATCTTGAGTCGCATCAGCACGTACAACTAGGGTATTTTTCTTTCCAAAACGGATAAAATCTGTAATATCATAGTACGCAGTCGTATAACCACTAAAATTACCTCCCACATAATAACCATTTATCCAAACTTTACTATCTCTATACACACCATCGAATTGGAGTATGTAACGACCACCAGAATCTTGTGCATTTAAAGTAAATGATTTACGGTACCATCCTATGGAATTTTCGGGAAATAAACCGCCTACAGGCTTGTAACCATGCGCATCTATATCATCATTTTTTATATACGTGAATGGCAATCCTACGACCCAATCATGTGGTAGATTGACAGAATCCCAGCCGGATTCATCCCATTTTTCAGAAATCGCAGTATTACTTGTTTCCCCTGACTTAGAAAATACATTACCAATTCCATAGTTAAAATCACGATTTGGATCTGAAGCATTTCCTAAATGAAATTTCCATCCAAAATCAAAATTTATATGCTTTCTTTCTGTTTGCGCATTGCTTGTTTGAGTGAAAATGGTTCCAGATATTAATAATGCAAGCAAATATTTATGATACATAATTCTATTTATTTATTTTAATGTAGAAAATTTCCAATCTGAGTTCCAATCGATGGATATCATATCCTTTTCAAATGTGATTGGTAACCATTGATACCGGCTATCTTTTAAATTTTTCGGATTCCACTTATCTCCTACATAGATCCAATGAGGTTGTTTACCTTTTTGATATTTGAATGCAAAAGCGGGTTGTCCGAAAAATGAAATATCCGCATTTGGACCATGAAATGGATTATACAATTCTTTATAGGGGCCAAATATGGTAGAGGCAGAATAAACATTGCCTTTATTTGGTCTCCAACCTGTGCAAGCGCTGGTTAATAGATAATAAGTATTATTTTCTTTGATCATAACAGGAGCTTCACGCTGTTGACTAAAAAGCATCGTATCTTCTTTAGTAACATCCAAATAATCCTGTGTTAATTTAACAATGCGCATATCATAGTTTTCATTAGAACTATAAATATGATAGGCAGTACCATCATCATCTACAAAAAGATTCATATCCCGCGACATATTACCATTAGGTCGAAAACTTTTTTTATAAATATATGGCCCAGTAATAGATTTACTTGTTGCAATGCCTGCGCGTGCAGCAGCATAACCTTTATCTTTTAACTCCAAATGAAACCACATCACATACATTTTAGTTTTAGCATTATAGATTACTTTGGGACGCTCCATAATACAACCCGTTTCAATATCTGAACCAATAGTTGAAGACGTTCCTAAAGCTAATTTTTCAAACTTCCAATTATATAAATCTTTGGATGAATACACATTGACTCCTCCTGAGTGCGCGGCACCACGTTTCTCTCCAAACCAATAGTATTTACCATTTGCAAATAACAAATCACCTCCATGAGCATTAATCGTATCTCCATTATTATCTAACCAAATACGATCAGGTTTGATGTTATCATATTGCACTTTTTGAGCTATGCCATTAAGTGAAATATTATTCAGTATTATTGTGAAAATTAAAATTGAAATATATTTCGTATTCATTTAATTATTTTTTTATTACGATTGTGTAGATACTTCTCGGTTGTAGTTGCAACTCTGACGTATTAGTAGAAATGGATTGTTTGGATAAATTATGTTGTTCGTTTGTAAGATAGACAGTCATCGAACTATATTTTTTCAGGTTGGTAATGTTTGGATGGATATTTTTTTCTTCATTGGAATAATTTATCAGCACAACTACAATCTGTTTATTATCCTCAAATGCGGAAACCATTAAGTCTTTTGCCTGTTGTACTTCATTTAATCCATTATTTACAACAGCTTTAATTCTGTGCATATTGGGTAATATAAAATGACTATAATTACCTAAAGCCCACAACATTTTCGTAGGAATAACTTTTCCTGACACAAATGTAGAATCGGAGGATTGCAATGCTAATAGGAAATAGCGCGTATCGAAATCTGGATTCCCAGGCTCGACACTATTCCAAAATTGCCAAGCCTTTGCATTGCCATACACAAAATCATCATGTATTACTTTACTCAAAAACAAAGCACAATCCATAGCGGACACTTTTCCCTTTTTGCCCTCTTTGTAATTATCTCCCAACATGGAGTATTCCGTTTGCCAATAAGAAGTACCATATTTTTCCGCTGTATCACGGACATTTTTTCGTATTGCAATTCTAGTGGAGTCATCTCCGTCTGTATAATAACTATGACCAGCAGCAGCATTTAAAACATGAGAATATTTTGATACATCTAAAGAACTATTTCTATTAAAAAGCATTTGAACCTGTTCACCTGCTCGTCCTTTTTTCGAATACAGATATTCTAAATGTCCAGCTTCGGGTGTTATAATTTTCGAATTTATTTTATTTTTAACTAATGCACTATCTAAGGCCTTTACAATTTTAGAAATTTCATAGTTGGTCCATGGAGAACCTTCCTGACTATTGTTATACCAATCCCATTGCGGTTCATTGACAGGACTGATATAATTAAAATGAATTTTTTCTTTAGCAAAATGAGATAGTATATTGGCTAGAAATTGTGCATAATTGCCATATTCATTTGTTTTTAAATTGGAGGTATAATCCTTTATTGTTTTAAAACCGAGTCCATTGGTGGTCATAAATACGGGTTGCGTATTAGAAAATGCTATCAAATCTTTTACGCCATACGCTTTAGCTTTTTTGACAAACCATAAATAGCCAATTTGTTTGTTCCAATCATAGTGACCATTTGAATCTAAAAAACATTCAACTCTTTTTCTAAAATCTTTAATGCGACTTGAATCACCTAATTCTGTAGTACCACCTCCAATATTAAAGCGAAAAGACGACAACCCAATACCTTCGGGGTTGCCGTCTTTATCCATTTTTTTACTAAATAACCAGCGAGCCATATTTTCTCGCTGCTCCTCACTCCAATATTTTCCAATAAACTCTGTAAACCATGCCGATGATGCTCCTATATTATCTATTCTTTGAAAAGATATTTTTGAATCTATTTCTATCGAAATAGAGGAATTGCTTTGGGCATGTGTTATATGAATTCCTAAAAATAAAAATAGTGATAGTGTAGTCTTAAACATAAAAGCTATTTTTTACACCGTCAAATATCCCCATTAAAAGTGTAAAAAACAATATCTTCTATGCAAATCTTTCCACATCGAACGCAGACAAGTCCACACTAGTAGATTCGCGTTGCAAAAGTTCTTTCACTAACAATCCTGTTGCGGATCCCAAACTAATACCTAATTGGGAATGCCCAGTAGCGACTACAAGATTCTCCCATTTTTTAGTTTTACCAATATAAGGCATTCCATCACCAGAAGTCGGGCGGAACCCATACCAAATCTTATCCTTTACATCATCCAATTTTATATTTATTTGAGGGAAAAAATCATGTACAGCCTTCAGAATGCCTTCCACTCTATTTAGTCTCGGAGGCGTATCAACAGAAGTAATTTCCATGGTACCTCCAAATCTTATTTTATCCCCATCCATAGGCGTAAAAGCACAACGTCCTTCTACCAATATACCAGGATGTTGGATATTCATCTGACTATTGGAAACGGGTAGCGTTATTGAATATCCTCGGCCACCAACCAATGGCATTTTTAAGTTCAAATCTTTATTAAATGAGGCGGACCAAGATCCTGCAGCTAAAACGAATGCATCAGCAGACATTTTACCTTTTGTCGTTTCAATCTCAGTAATATGCCCTTGCTTACCATGTAACCCAAGCACTTCAGTATGGGACAATAGTTGCACCCCTTTATTTTTCAAATATTCTATCAAATGCGCCATTAATTTTTGAGGATACAAATGACCATCACATCTATAGTGAATTGCACCAATGGCATCCACTTCGGTATTGGGTTCTAAACGATCCAAACCAGCTTTATCTTCTAGAACGACATCCAAACCTAATTTTTGCCCAAATGCAACGGTCTCTGCACATTCATGTTTTGCCGCTGCTGTTTTGAATATTTCAATCATTCCTTTGTCATCATAAGCAAAGTCAAAATCTTTTTGCCAAACTTTTTCGTATTCATGCTTCGCTAACAAACCAATATCTCTCAAGGGAATGCCATGTTTTTCAATATTTTCATGTTTGGCACTTTTCAAAAATGCCAATCCCCATTGAATCAAATCCTTATTTAATCTTGGCTGTATATAAAACGGACTTTTAGAATCAAACATCCACTTAATCCCTTGTTTTACTACACCGGGAGTGGCTAATTGGATATAGTGACTAGGACATACAAAACCCGCATTACCGTAAGAACAATTATCCAAATAATCATTCTTTTCTACAACTGTAACATCCCATCCAGCTTCAACTAAATATTTGGCGGAGGACAAACCGATAATTCCACCGCCTATAATAATTACTTTACTCATTATATTAAAATCTTTAAATTGCTATTTTGATTTTATAGTTCTAATTTCAAATGCTCGACCTGCAGTATAACCATGATTAGCTAATAATGAAATTTTCACTTGGGATTTTCCTTTCGTCAATTCAACTGGAATTAAATATTCTTTATCGTAAAATTTATCCTCTTGAAAATCTCCTTTGGTAGTTTCTGTAAGTAAAAGTTTTCCATCCACAACGATATCAAATTTTCTATTTTTATCCGCACCGATATAGTTAATTAACAAACTATTCGTCGAATTAGGATCAACCTTCATTGTAAAGTTTAAAGATCCACTAGCACGCGCTTCTCTACCATGCTTTCCAAATGCTTCACTTACATAACTATTTCCTGTAGATGTAAAATTATGATCACGTTCTGGTTGCATCTCTCCTATTCTAAATAGATCTATAGTACGTAGTTCGATTTCCTTTTCATGTTCCTTTTCCTTGATATATTCCGCTTTTCTCACAGACCATTCTTCATTGGTAAATTTATCCCAATACACATTGTAGTGACCTTGATCAGAGGCGTAGAATGGTTTTATAGAAACCTGAATCGGTTGTGCTGCATCTGTAGTTTTGAATAAAAGATTATGAATATCTGTAGATTTCACCCAATTATTTACATTATTATTTTCGGAAAGAATTACGGGCACGCCTTCTACTGGATCTGGATTTTTCGCACCCAATTGTCCCGCTAACAAAACTGGTCCATAGTAAAATGCTAATCTTTTCGAATTATCATTCATACTTTCTGCATATAATTTCTTTGGAATACTATAGGTAATTTTATCCCCTAATTTCCACTTGCGATGAATATCAAAATAGCCATCAGTACCTATGCTAGAATTATATTTTTTACCATTTACATAAATAGTAACTGCATCATTTTCTACCCAAGATGGTTTACGTAATTTGATCGTAAATTCGGTAGCTTTCTTTGGCGAAACTGCAATTTCTATTTTATCTGAATGCAAAATATTAGATTGAATTTGAATCGTTGCATTTTTTTCTTTCCATTTCAACTCAGAAGGAAGGAATAAATTAACATACAAACTCTTCGCATCAGGTGATTGAAAGTAAATAGCTTGGTTATATTTTGTATGATTTTCCATACCTGTACCTACACAACAGGTGAACGTATTAAATTGATCACTATATTCTTTTTGTCCGCCCATACGTAGTGGAACAAAATAACAGAACATACCGTCACTATCATTCTGAGAACCTAAAATGCCATTCACCAATGCACGTTCATAATAGTCAGCATAATTAACATTAGGATTCCAACTAAAAATCGCCGCAGTCAATTTTTCCATGTTATAAGTAGCGCAAGTCTCACTATTATCATCACTTAATCTCGTACTTAATTTGTCTTCATCTCCAAAATATTCATAGTTACCATTTCCGCCATTGGCATATGTATGATGATTCACTATAGTTCTTTGCATGTATTGCGCAATAATACTATCACGAGAAAGACCTCCGTAAATATATTGATCAGCGGAACCCAATCCTTTTGGAATATTGGTATTAGAGTGTTTATTTTGAATAGCATCTTTCCTTTCTGACAAAGGAATCATGACAAAATCATCAATCCAACGGTAGGATTGTTTTAGATATTTTTGTTCACCAGTTATAGCATAAATCATTGCTAAGACATCATTCATTCCTCCAAATTCGCAACGCATCATTTTTTGCATTAAGGAATCATCCAAATGGGTAATCAAACCATCTGACCAGTCTGCCATACCCTTCACCACCGTTAATGCCTCTTTATTTCCACCATAAATATAAGCATCAACTAAACCAGCCATAACTTTGTGTACCGTATACCAAGGAGACCAACCGCCATTTAAATCAAAACCGCCAGAATGAACGATACCTTTTCTAACTAGGCCAAAAATACTATCCTCTTTAGGAATCGCACCGACATAACCAGTACCTCTTTTTGTTTGGCATTTTGCCAATTCCCCTGTTATGTAGTCAATCCTTGTTTTCAATTGCGGGTCTTTGGTAGACGCATACAACATACTGATTGCAGAAAGATAATGCCCCAAACTATGACCAGACAAGCCATCACTTTCCCAGCCACCATAGGCATCGCCTTTTGTTGGTAAGCCTGCATTGATATAGAATCTCGCCAACAATCTATTAGGGTCCAATAATAAAAGATATGTGGAATCTAATTGTCTAGCTTTATAAAATTCTGAACCAGGAAGTAATTTCACGTCAGATAAGTCAAACCCATAAGCCTTGATATTCGCTACAGGTTTGACTTTAAATCTTGCATCATTTCGTTGTGGAATATAAGATTGCGCTTGTATGCCACAATACACAAAAGAAGAACATATTAAACTTAATAGTATTTTTTTCATTCTTATACTTTTTGTAAACTTTCATTTGATAGTTTCTTTTTATTCAAATAACTATAAATAGGAAGTCCCAGTAAAACAATAAATAAGCCCGGCCAAGTAAATTTTGGTTTATATATAAATAGGGAAATAGAAATCACCGAAGCGACTATAATATAAATAATTGGCAAAACTGGATACCCTATTGCTTTATAAGGTCGAGCTAAATTGGGTTGTGTCTTTCTCAACTTAAAAATACCCGAAATCGTTATAATATAAAATAGCAACACTACAAAAATTACATAATCAAGCAAATCTCCATAATGACCACTCAAACATAAAATAGAAGCCCAAAAACATTGAATCCATAAGCCATTTGCAGGAACCGAATTTTTATTTAAAACTCCTGCTTTTTTCAAAAATAAACCATCATGTGCCATCGTATGATAAACGCGAGCTCCCGTAATTATCAAACCATTCACACATCCAAATGTGGAAATCATGATCAATATTGCCATAATTCGCGTTCCTGTTAGTCCAAACAATCTCGAACTCGCATCTATCGCAATTCGATCATTTTTTGCAAAAGCAATTTCTTTTAATGGCAATGCGGATAAATAAACAAAATTGACTAACAAATAAAGCGCTGTAACTATAATCGTTCCCAACACTAAACTTAAGCCAATATTTCGTTCTGGTTTTTTAACTTCTCCAGCAATAAAAGCAATCGTATGCCAACTATCCGAACTAAACAAACTACCCACCATAGCAGCTGCAAAAGCACCAAATACCGCAAAACCAGAATAGTTACTAAACCCATCGAGCGACAATTTTCTAAACGAAAAGGCATTTTGCCAATTCTGATGCCATACATTTCCATTTGCACCAAAATAAAAGCCGAAACCGATTAAACCAATAAGCGAACACAATTTTGCAATTGTAACAACGGTCTGAATGTTTTTTCCATGATTCACGCCAAGCGTATTGATGGCAGTCAATCCTATAATCAAAACAATAGTCAATATTTGCGCAGCGGAAATTGTAAAACTAGAAAATTGTAGCAAAATATGATCTTCACCTAAAGAGGGAAATAAATAAGCGGCAAATTTGGAAAATGCAACACCCACGGCCGCAATAGTCCCAGTTTGAATAACGGAAAAGAAACTCCAACCGTATAAGAATCCCATTTTTTTACCAAATGCTTCTCTTATATAAGTGTACTGCCCACCCGCTTTGGGAAACATACCGCTTAATTCACCATAACTCAATGCACCTATTATAGTCACTAAACCAGTCAAACACCACAATAGTATCAACCAACCCGAAGAGCCCACATTTCTAATCATATCCGCGCTAACTATAAATATCCCAGAGCCTATCATAGCTCCAGCCACAAACATAGTCGCATCTAACAAACTTACATTTCGTTTATAATCATTTTCATCTGTCATAGTCCATCATTTTCAAAAAATAGCACAGTTGCAGTAGTAGTAATCAAGAGAAAAGCTTTTCTGTCTTATAAAACAGAAAAGCCCAATGCATACGGATCGTCCTCGGGATCAATCGTAATCGTATTATATCCATAGACGCGAGCCCAACCTTCAATACCAGGACGTACAGCAGGCATACCGCCAACGGTCGTCTCCTCTTCTATCGTACCGATAAATTTCGATCCGATAATACTTTCGTGTATAAATTTATCGCCTTTTTTCAATAAACCTTTTGCGTACCATTGTGCAATTCTTGCAGAGGTTCCTGTACCGCAAGGACTACGATCTATCGCTTTATCACCATAAAATACGGCATTTCTCGCTGTAGACGTTGGATCTAAAACTGCTCCCGTCCATTCAATATGATGTACAGAATTGATAGTCGGATCTTCTGGATGAACAAATGTATACTGAGCATTAATCCTGTCACGAATTACTCTCGCCCATGCGATTAATTTCTCCACAGAATAATGTTCCAATCCTTTGAAATTATCTTGTACATCTACGATAGCGTAGAAATTACCACCGTAGGAAACATCAAATTTTAATTCCCCTAAATCTGGACATTCTACCGTCAAATCCGTCGCAGCAAGAAAGGATGGAACGTTGGTCAATTTGACACTTTTGACCTTATTTCCTTCTTGTTTGTATTCGATATTTACATATCCAGCAGGCGCTTCCATACGAACGATACCCGGTGTTTTGGGAACGATCAAACCTTCTTCAATGCCCGCAGTAATCGTACCGATCGTACCATGACCACACATCGCTAAAC from Rhizosphaericola mali includes:
- a CDS encoding glycoside hydrolase, producing MFKTTLSLFLFLGIHITHAQSNSSISIEIDSKISFQRIDNIGASSAWFTEFIGKYWSEEQRENMARWLFSKKMDKDGNPEGIGLSSFRFNIGGGTTELGDSSRIKDFRKRVECFLDSNGHYDWNKQIGYLWFVKKAKAYGVKDLIAFSNTQPVFMTTNGLGFKTIKDYTSNLKTNEYGNYAQFLANILSHFAKEKIHFNYISPVNEPQWDWYNNSQEGSPWTNYEISKIVKALDSALVKNKINSKIITPEAGHLEYLYSKKGRAGEQVQMLFNRNSSLDVSKYSHVLNAAAGHSYYTDGDDSTRIAIRKNVRDTAEKYGTSYWQTEYSMLGDNYKEGKKGKVSAMDCALFLSKVIHDDFVYGNAKAWQFWNSVEPGNPDFDTRYFLLALQSSDSTFVSGKVIPTKMLWALGNYSHFILPNMHRIKAVVNNGLNEVQQAKDLMVSAFEDNKQIVVVLINYSNEEKNIHPNITNLKKYSSMTVYLTNEQHNLSKQSISTNTSELQLQPRSIYTIVIKK
- a CDS encoding NAD(P)/FAD-dependent oxidoreductase; amino-acid sequence: MSKVIIIGGGIIGLSSAKYLVEAGWDVTVVEKNDYLDNCSYGNAGFVCPSHYIQLATPGVVKQGIKWMFDSKSPFYIQPRLNKDLIQWGLAFLKSAKHENIEKHGIPLRDIGLLAKHEYEKVWQKDFDFAYDDKGMIEIFKTAAAKHECAETVAFGQKLGLDVVLEDKAGLDRLEPNTEVDAIGAIHYRCDGHLYPQKLMAHLIEYLKNKGVQLLSHTEVLGLHGKQGHITEIETTKGKMSADAFVLAAGSWSASFNKDLNLKMPLVGGRGYSITLPVSNSQMNIQHPGILVEGRCAFTPMDGDKIRFGGTMEITSVDTPPRLNRVEGILKAVHDFFPQINIKLDDVKDKIWYGFRPTSGDGMPYIGKTKKWENLVVATGHSQLGISLGSATGLLVKELLQRESTSVDLSAFDVERFA
- a CDS encoding beta-L-arabinofuranosidase domain-containing protein is translated as MKKILLSLICSSFVYCGIQAQSYIPQRNDARFKVKPVANIKAYGFDLSDVKLLPGSEFYKARQLDSTYLLLLDPNRLLARFYINAGLPTKGDAYGGWESDGLSGHSLGHYLSAISMLYASTKDPQLKTRIDYITGELAKCQTKRGTGYVGAIPKEDSIFGLVRKGIVHSGGFDLNGGWSPWYTVHKVMAGLVDAYIYGGNKEALTVVKGMADWSDGLITHLDDSLMQKMMRCEFGGMNDVLAMIYAITGEQKYLKQSYRWIDDFVMIPLSERKDAIQNKHSNTNIPKGLGSADQYIYGGLSRDSIIAQYMQRTIVNHHTYANGGNGNYEYFGDEDKLSTRLSDDNSETCATYNMEKLTAAIFSWNPNVNYADYYERALVNGILGSQNDSDGMFCYFVPLRMGGQKEYSDQFNTFTCCVGTGMENHTKYNQAIYFQSPDAKSLYVNLFLPSELKWKEKNATIQIQSNILHSDKIEIAVSPKKATEFTIKLRKPSWVENDAVTIYVNGKKYNSSIGTDGYFDIHRKWKLGDKITYSIPKKLYAESMNDNSKRLAFYYGPVLLAGQLGAKNPDPVEGVPVILSENNNVNNWVKSTDIHNLLFKTTDAAQPIQVSIKPFYASDQGHYNVYWDKFTNEEWSVRKAEYIKEKEHEKEIELRTIDLFRIGEMQPERDHNFTSTGNSYVSEAFGKHGREARASGSLNFTMKVDPNSTNSLLINYIGADKNRKFDIVVDGKLLLTETTKGDFQEDKFYDKEYLIPVELTKGKSQVKISLLANHGYTAGRAFEIRTIKSK
- a CDS encoding APC family permease, coding for MTDENDYKRNVSLLDATMFVAGAMIGSGIFIVSADMIRNVGSSGWLILLWCLTGLVTIIGALSYGELSGMFPKAGGQYTYIREAFGKKMGFLYGWSFFSVIQTGTIAAVGVAFSKFAAYLFPSLGEDHILLQFSSFTISAAQILTIVLIIGLTAINTLGVNHGKNIQTVVTIAKLCSLIGLIGFGFYFGANGNVWHQNWQNAFSFRKLSLDGFSNYSGFAVFGAFAAAMVGSLFSSDSWHTIAFIAGEVKKPERNIGLSLVLGTIIVTALYLLVNFVYLSALPLKEIAFAKNDRIAIDASSRLFGLTGTRIMAILIMISTFGCVNGLIITGARVYHTMAHDGLFLKKAGVLNKNSVPANGLWIQCFWASILCLSGHYGDLLDYVIFVVLLFYIITISGIFKLRKTQPNLARPYKAIGYPVLPIIYIIVASVISISLFIYKPKFTWPGLFIVLLGLPIYSYLNKKKLSNESLQKV